The following coding sequences are from one Geodermatophilus normandii window:
- a CDS encoding bacterial proteasome activator family protein: MTAPGNGMERPQQVVVVGPDGRPVGTMPVPAGGPDGDGDGPPGIGEMVEQPAKVMRIGTMIKQLLEEVRAAPLDDASRSRLRDIHASSIRELEQGLAPELSDELRRITSPFSDSETPSDAELRIAQAQLVGWLEGVFQGIQTALFAQQMAARAQLEEIRRGRALPGGTGTPDVRPGGGQYL, from the coding sequence ATGACGGCACCCGGGAACGGCATGGAGCGTCCGCAGCAGGTCGTCGTCGTCGGTCCCGACGGGCGGCCGGTCGGCACGATGCCCGTGCCCGCCGGAGGCCCCGACGGCGACGGTGACGGCCCCCCTGGCATCGGCGAGATGGTCGAGCAGCCGGCCAAGGTCATGCGGATCGGCACGATGATCAAGCAGCTGCTCGAGGAGGTCCGGGCCGCGCCCCTCGACGACGCCAGCCGCAGCCGCCTGCGCGACATCCACGCCTCGTCGATCCGCGAGCTGGAGCAGGGCCTGGCCCCCGAGCTCTCCGACGAGCTGCGCCGGATCACCTCGCCGTTCAGCGACTCCGAGACCCCGTCGGACGCCGAGCTGCGGATCGCCCAGGCCCAGCTCGTCGGCTGGCTCGAGGGCGTCTTCCAGGGCATCCAGACGGCGCTGTTCGCCCAGCAGATGGCCGCCCGCGCGCAGCTGGAGGAGATCCGCCGCGGCCGGGCGCTGCCCGGTGGCACCGGCACCCCCGACGTCCGTCCCGGCGGCGGCCAGTACCTCTGA
- a CDS encoding cysteine desulfurase-like protein produces the protein MHPGEPRLDVARVRGLFPGLSDGFVHTDAPAGTLVPESVAHAVSSAMRVPVANRGGVFPSSSRTEGLVAAARSAVADLVGGVSTGVVLGPNTTTLVYAMARALSRTWRHGDEVVVSRLDHDANIRPWLQLAEQVGAVVRWAEVDIETGELPTWQYDELVTPRTRLVAVTAASNAIGTRPDVASIAARAHAVGALVFVDAVQAAPHVFLDRAALGADFVAVSAYTWCGPHVGAVVADPALLAELVPDRLAPAPDRVPDRFETGTPPFELYAGVTAAVDHLAGLCEDAAGSRRDRLRTSMAAVAAYEGGLFDWLDQALRAMRHVQVVGFPEHTTPTLSFTVPGMRPRQVAAELSRRGICAWDGDFYARELFDALGVNELGGAVRLGLAHYNTAEEVGYVIDSVAALRGALL, from the coding sequence ATGCACCCGGGGGAACCACGGCTGGACGTCGCGCGCGTCCGCGGCCTGTTCCCCGGCCTCTCCGACGGGTTCGTGCACACCGACGCGCCCGCCGGCACGCTGGTGCCGGAGAGCGTCGCGCACGCCGTCTCCTCGGCCATGCGGGTGCCGGTGGCCAACCGGGGCGGGGTGTTCCCGTCGTCGTCGCGCACCGAGGGCCTGGTGGCCGCCGCGCGCTCCGCCGTGGCCGACCTCGTCGGCGGGGTGTCCACCGGCGTCGTCCTCGGCCCGAACACGACCACGCTGGTCTACGCGATGGCGCGCGCCCTGTCGCGCACCTGGCGCCACGGCGACGAGGTGGTGGTCAGCCGCCTCGACCACGACGCCAACATCCGGCCCTGGCTGCAGCTGGCCGAGCAGGTGGGCGCCGTCGTGCGGTGGGCCGAGGTCGACATCGAGACCGGCGAGCTGCCCACGTGGCAGTACGACGAGCTCGTCACGCCGCGCACCCGCCTGGTGGCGGTGACCGCGGCCAGCAACGCCATCGGCACGCGGCCCGACGTCGCCTCGATCGCCGCCCGGGCCCACGCCGTCGGGGCGCTGGTCTTCGTCGACGCCGTCCAGGCGGCTCCGCACGTGTTCCTCGACCGGGCCGCGCTAGGGGCGGACTTCGTCGCCGTCTCGGCCTACACGTGGTGCGGGCCGCACGTGGGCGCGGTGGTGGCCGACCCCGCGCTGCTCGCCGAGCTGGTGCCCGACCGGCTGGCGCCCGCCCCCGACCGGGTGCCCGACCGCTTCGAGACCGGCACCCCGCCCTTCGAGCTGTACGCCGGCGTCACCGCCGCCGTCGACCACCTCGCCGGCCTCTGCGAGGACGCCGCCGGCAGCCGCCGCGACCGGCTGCGCACGTCGATGGCGGCGGTCGCGGCCTACGAGGGCGGGCTGTTCGACTGGCTGGACCAGGCGCTGCGCGCGATGCGGCACGTGCAGGTGGTCGGCTTCCCCGAGCACACGACGCCCACCCTGTCGTTCACCGTGCCCGGCATGCGCCCGCGCCAGGTGGCCGCCGAGCTGTCCCGCCGGGGCATCTGCGCCTGGGACGGTGACTTCTACGCCCGCGAGCTGTTCGACGCGCTCGGGGTCAACGAGCTCGGCGGCGCCGTCCGCCTCGGGCTGGCGCACTACAACACCGCCGAGGAGGTCGGTTACGTGATCGACTCGGTGGCGGCGCTGCGGGGCGCGCTGCTCTAG
- a CDS encoding NAD(P)-dependent oxidoreductase, with the protein MRVLVVGATGGSGRAAVEALTSRGHEVTAFARRAGAAYAERAGIRAVDGDATVPEDVDRAVRGQDAVVVTLGISEHPLRVRLRGSRGTPMDVRSRGTAAVAAAMRAHGVPRLVVQSSYGVGTTREWLPLSSRLVFALLLRPQIADHERQERVVRDSGLDWTIVQPVYLTDGDDPAATSPDGDVAGMRVSRRAVGGVLADLVATGGDGRCLAVSGAAVPSTGPGLPTVGSARAS; encoded by the coding sequence GTGCGCGTGCTGGTGGTGGGGGCGACGGGTGGTTCGGGACGGGCGGCGGTCGAGGCGCTGACCTCGCGGGGACACGAGGTGACCGCGTTCGCGCGGCGGGCGGGCGCCGCGTACGCGGAGCGCGCCGGCATCCGGGCGGTGGACGGCGACGCGACGGTGCCGGAGGACGTCGACCGCGCCGTCCGGGGACAGGACGCGGTGGTGGTGACCCTGGGCATCAGCGAGCACCCGCTCCGGGTGCGGCTGCGCGGGAGCCGCGGCACCCCGATGGACGTGCGCTCGCGCGGCACGGCCGCGGTGGCCGCCGCCATGCGGGCCCACGGGGTCCCGCGCCTGGTCGTGCAGTCGTCCTACGGCGTCGGGACGACGCGGGAGTGGCTGCCGCTGTCCTCGCGGCTGGTGTTCGCGCTCCTCCTGCGTCCGCAGATCGCCGACCACGAGCGGCAGGAGCGGGTGGTGCGGGACAGCGGCCTGGACTGGACGATCGTCCAGCCGGTCTACCTCACCGACGGCGACGATCCGGCCGCGACCTCGCCGGACGGGGACGTCGCGGGCATGCGCGTCTCCCGCCGGGCGGTGGGCGGGGTGCTCGCCGACCTGGTGGCCACGGGAGGGGACGGCCGCTGCCTGGCGGTGTCCGGCGCCGCGGTCCCCTCGACCGGACCCGGTCTGCCGACGGTGGGGAGCGCGCGGGCCTCCTAG
- a CDS encoding HAD family hydrolase, producing the protein MSDWRPRLIASDMDGTLLRSDDTVSDATVAELERWADDGVPLVLATGRPPRWMRRIREVVRSGTAVCCNGAVLLDLGRFEIVDEEALPPAVLAEITAGLRAEQPGTWFAVEYGLEFRHEPVYRPRWDVDAPGVAEASLEEMVAAPAAKLLARHEDLGRDEFMVLVERVVGDRATVTNSSSDALAEISARGVTKATGIARVADRFGVGPGEVVVFGDMPNDIAAFDWVREGGGRAVAMAHAHPDLLAAATDVTGTNDDDGVAAFLASL; encoded by the coding sequence GTGTCTGACTGGCGCCCCCGGCTGATCGCCAGCGACATGGACGGCACGCTGCTGCGGTCCGACGACACCGTCAGCGACGCCACCGTCGCCGAGCTGGAGCGCTGGGCGGACGACGGCGTCCCCCTCGTCCTGGCCACCGGCCGGCCGCCGCGCTGGATGCGCCGGATCCGGGAGGTCGTGCGGTCGGGCACCGCCGTCTGCTGCAACGGCGCGGTGCTGCTCGACCTCGGCCGCTTCGAGATCGTCGACGAGGAGGCGCTGCCCCCGGCGGTCCTCGCCGAGATCACCGCGGGCCTGCGCGCCGAGCAGCCGGGCACCTGGTTCGCCGTCGAGTACGGCCTGGAGTTCCGGCACGAGCCGGTGTACCGGCCGCGGTGGGACGTCGACGCGCCCGGCGTCGCCGAGGCGTCGCTGGAGGAGATGGTGGCGGCGCCCGCGGCCAAGCTGCTGGCGCGTCACGAGGACCTCGGCCGCGACGAGTTCATGGTCCTGGTCGAGCGCGTGGTCGGGGACCGCGCGACCGTCACCAACTCCTCCTCCGACGCGCTGGCCGAGATCTCCGCCCGCGGGGTCACCAAGGCCACGGGCATCGCCCGGGTGGCCGACCGGTTCGGCGTGGGCCCGGGCGAGGTCGTCGTCTTCGGCGACATGCCCAACGACATCGCCGCCTTCGACTGGGTGCGCGAGGGCGGCGGCCGGGCCGTGGCCATGGCGCACGCCCACCCGGACCTGCTCGCCGCGGCCACCGACGTCACCGGCACCAACGACGACGACGGCGTCGCCGCGTTCCTCGCCTCGCTCTGA
- a CDS encoding PaaI family thioesterase, with protein sequence MAATGFLPADELNALLPGTLPGLLGLAVTAHEPGRLEAALEVRPDLLAPNGYLHAATVVALADTACGLATRALLPEGAAGFTTIELKSNFLGTAREGRVETVATNVHAGRSTQVWDAVVRSGAGRTLALFRCTQSVLWPR encoded by the coding sequence ATGGCCGCCACCGGGTTCCTCCCCGCCGACGAGCTCAACGCCCTGCTGCCGGGCACCCTCCCCGGGCTGCTCGGGCTGGCGGTCACCGCGCACGAGCCCGGCCGGCTCGAGGCCGCCCTCGAGGTCCGCCCCGACCTGCTCGCGCCCAACGGCTACCTGCACGCCGCGACCGTCGTCGCGCTCGCCGACACCGCCTGCGGCCTGGCCACCCGGGCGCTGCTGCCCGAGGGCGCGGCCGGCTTCACCACCATCGAGCTCAAGAGCAACTTCCTCGGCACCGCCCGCGAGGGGCGGGTGGAGACGGTCGCCACCAACGTCCACGCCGGGCGCTCCACGCAGGTGTGGGACGCCGTCGTCCGGTCCGGCGCCGGGAGGACGCTGGCGCTGTTCCGCTGCACCCAGTCGGTGCTGTGGCCGAGGTGA
- a CDS encoding AMP-binding protein, translating to MALASRYPDVAIPDQSVPEFVLAGGASRPDAPALVDGLTGDSITHGQLATYVDRVAAALAARGLRKGDVVAVLCPNTMWYPVVFHGIARAGCVMSPINSLYTAHEVAFQLKDSGAKVLITVSPFLDRALEATEQTPVDEVVVMDGAEGHASLLDLISSDAPSVDVDIDPAEDLVTLPYSSGTTGLPKGVMLTHRNLVANVSQSRPLVELHEGDERIIAVLPFFHIYGLTVLMNQGLQWGGTVVTLPRFDLEQFLRTIQDQKITRAFVAPPIVLALAKHPMVDQFDLSSLRSITSGAAPLDEALAQAAQDRLRKGAADGVVVAQGYGMTELSPVSHTTPDATRLPEGVTAVPKGSVGLALPNTECRLVDPSTGEDAAAGERGELWVRGPQVMKGYLNNPTATADTLDAEGWLHTGDVAIVDENGCFTVVDRVKELIKYKGYQVAPAELEAVLLNNPAIADAAVIGVKDEESGEELPKAFVVRAPGAEISEQEVMDYAGSRLAPHKKIRAVEFIEQVPKSAAGKILRKDLKARA from the coding sequence GTGGCTCTGGCCAGTCGTTATCCCGACGTCGCGATCCCCGACCAGTCGGTCCCCGAGTTCGTCCTCGCGGGCGGTGCCTCGCGTCCGGACGCGCCCGCCCTGGTCGACGGCCTGACCGGCGACTCGATCACCCACGGCCAGCTGGCCACCTACGTCGACCGCGTCGCGGCCGCGCTCGCCGCCCGCGGCCTGCGCAAGGGCGACGTCGTCGCGGTGCTGTGCCCGAACACCATGTGGTACCCGGTAGTGTTCCACGGCATCGCCCGCGCCGGCTGCGTGATGAGCCCGATCAACTCGCTCTACACCGCCCACGAGGTCGCCTTCCAGCTGAAGGACTCCGGCGCGAAGGTGCTCATCACCGTCTCGCCGTTCCTCGACCGGGCGCTGGAGGCCACCGAGCAGACGCCGGTCGACGAGGTGGTCGTCATGGACGGCGCCGAGGGCCACGCCTCGCTGCTCGACCTGATCAGCAGCGACGCCCCGTCGGTCGACGTCGACATCGACCCCGCCGAGGACCTGGTCACGCTGCCCTACTCCAGCGGCACCACCGGCCTGCCCAAGGGCGTCATGCTCACCCACCGCAACCTGGTGGCCAACGTCAGCCAGTCCCGCCCGCTGGTGGAGCTGCACGAGGGCGACGAGCGGATCATCGCCGTCCTGCCGTTCTTCCACATCTACGGCCTGACCGTGCTGATGAACCAGGGCCTGCAGTGGGGCGGCACCGTCGTCACCCTGCCGCGCTTCGACCTCGAGCAGTTCCTGCGCACCATCCAGGACCAGAAGATCACCCGTGCCTTCGTGGCGCCGCCCATCGTGCTCGCGCTGGCCAAGCACCCGATGGTCGACCAGTTCGACCTCTCCTCGCTGCGCAGCATCACCTCCGGGGCCGCGCCGCTGGACGAGGCGCTGGCCCAGGCCGCCCAGGACCGGCTGCGCAAGGGCGCGGCCGACGGCGTCGTCGTCGCGCAGGGCTACGGGATGACGGAGCTGTCGCCGGTCTCGCACACCACGCCCGACGCCACGCGGCTGCCCGAGGGTGTCACCGCCGTGCCGAAGGGGTCGGTCGGCCTGGCGCTGCCCAACACCGAGTGCCGGCTGGTCGACCCGTCGACGGGCGAGGACGCCGCGGCCGGAGAGCGCGGTGAGCTGTGGGTGCGCGGCCCGCAGGTGATGAAGGGCTACCTCAACAACCCGACCGCGACGGCCGACACCCTCGACGCCGAGGGCTGGCTGCACACCGGCGACGTCGCCATCGTCGACGAGAACGGTTGCTTCACCGTCGTCGACCGGGTCAAGGAGCTGATCAAGTACAAGGGGTACCAGGTGGCCCCGGCCGAGCTCGAGGCCGTGTTGCTCAACAACCCGGCCATCGCCGACGCCGCCGTGATCGGCGTCAAGGACGAGGAGAGCGGCGAGGAGCTGCCCAAGGCGTTCGTCGTCCGGGCGCCCGGCGCGGAGATCTCCGAGCAGGAGGTCATGGACTACGCGGGCAGCCGGCTCGCGCCGCACAAGAAGATCCGTGCGGTGGAGTTCATCGAGCAGGTGCCGAAGTCCGCGGCCGGCAAGATCCTCCGCAAGGACCTCAAGGCGCGCGCGTAG
- a CDS encoding NAD(P)H-quinone oxidoreductase codes for MRAVIASGPGGPEVLGWGEVPDPEAGPGEVVVDVAATAVNRADLLQRAGNYPPPRGASEVLGLECSGIVSEVGEGVTGWRVGDEVCALLAGGGYAERVAVPAGQLLPRPAGVELATAAALPEVTCTVWSNVFQLAGLRRGEAFLVHGGSSGIGTMAIQLAVRAGARVFTTAGSAAKLEFCRELGAEVGIDYRDEDFVERVREETDGAGVDVVLDNMGARYLARNVDALAVGGRLVVIGMQGGTRAELDLGKLLAKRASVAATALRSRPPAGPGGKAGIVAAVRAEVWPDVERGVVRPIVDRRLPMSRAAEAHRVVEASEHIGKVLLLPDS; via the coding sequence ATGCGTGCGGTGATCGCGAGCGGACCCGGCGGACCCGAGGTGCTCGGCTGGGGCGAGGTGCCCGACCCGGAGGCCGGCCCCGGCGAGGTCGTCGTCGACGTCGCCGCCACCGCGGTCAACCGGGCCGACCTCCTGCAGCGCGCCGGCAACTACCCGCCGCCGCGCGGCGCCAGCGAGGTCCTCGGCCTGGAGTGCAGCGGGATCGTCAGCGAGGTCGGCGAGGGCGTGACCGGCTGGAGGGTCGGGGACGAGGTGTGCGCGCTGCTCGCCGGCGGCGGGTACGCCGAGCGGGTCGCCGTCCCGGCCGGGCAGCTGCTCCCCCGCCCCGCCGGCGTGGAGCTGGCCACCGCGGCCGCGCTGCCGGAGGTCACCTGCACCGTCTGGTCGAACGTCTTCCAGCTCGCCGGCCTGCGCCGGGGTGAGGCGTTCCTCGTGCACGGCGGGTCCAGCGGCATCGGCACGATGGCCATCCAGCTCGCCGTGCGTGCCGGGGCGCGGGTGTTCACCACCGCCGGGAGCGCCGCCAAGCTCGAGTTCTGCCGCGAGCTCGGCGCCGAGGTCGGCATCGACTACCGCGACGAGGACTTCGTCGAGCGGGTGCGCGAGGAGACCGACGGCGCCGGCGTCGACGTCGTGCTGGACAACATGGGCGCGAGGTACCTGGCCCGCAACGTCGACGCGCTCGCCGTCGGCGGCCGGCTGGTCGTCATCGGCATGCAGGGCGGCACGCGGGCGGAGCTGGACCTCGGGAAGCTGCTGGCCAAGCGGGCGTCGGTGGCGGCCACGGCGCTGCGCTCGCGGCCGCCCGCGGGACCCGGGGGCAAGGCCGGGATCGTCGCGGCGGTCCGGGCTGAGGTGTGGCCCGACGTCGAGCGCGGGGTGGTGCGGCCGATCGTGGACCGGCGGCTGCCGATGTCGCGGGCGGCCGAGGCGCACCGCGTCGTCGAGGCCAGCGAGCACATCGGGAAGGTGCTGCTGCTGCCCGACTCCTAG
- a CDS encoding AraC family transcriptional regulator, with protein MGAGGHGGEDGGGDAARPWTPVDPVGDLLADLRVHGTFYCRSEATAPWGVEMPALAGCMAFHVVTRGSVVLEVDGEQRTLGVGDLALVPHGRGHLLRSAPGAPVAGRADLLPQQQLGEHYSVLRLDGGGAPAAMVCGVVEPARPGAAPLLDLLPPVLVVDGRDPRRTGWLPLLLQVLTDEAAEDRPGAEAVVTRLADVVVLQAVRTWLDTAATGPGWLRALRDPQVGQAVALLHREPGTAWTLTRLAREARMSRSSFAARFTELAGEPVMHHLARWRMHLATVALGQGARVGELAGRLGYESEAAFSRAYKRIVGVPPTAAGEAARPPGGH; from the coding sequence GTGGGCGCAGGCGGGCACGGCGGGGAGGACGGCGGCGGGGACGCGGCCCGGCCCTGGACGCCGGTCGACCCGGTCGGCGACCTGCTCGCCGACCTCCGCGTCCACGGCACCTTCTACTGCCGGTCGGAGGCGACCGCGCCCTGGGGCGTCGAGATGCCCGCCCTCGCCGGGTGCATGGCCTTCCACGTCGTCACCCGCGGCAGCGTCGTGCTCGAGGTCGACGGCGAGCAGCGGACGCTCGGGGTGGGTGACCTCGCCCTGGTCCCGCACGGTCGCGGGCACCTGCTGCGCAGCGCACCGGGGGCACCGGTCGCCGGTCGGGCCGACCTGCTGCCGCAGCAGCAGCTGGGCGAGCACTACTCGGTCCTGCGGCTGGACGGCGGCGGCGCCCCGGCGGCGATGGTGTGCGGGGTGGTCGAGCCCGCCCGGCCCGGTGCGGCCCCCCTGCTCGACCTGCTCCCGCCGGTCCTGGTCGTCGACGGGCGCGACCCCCGCCGGACCGGGTGGTTGCCGCTGCTGCTGCAGGTCCTCACGGACGAGGCCGCCGAGGACCGCCCGGGCGCCGAGGCGGTGGTCACCCGGCTCGCCGACGTCGTCGTCCTCCAGGCCGTCCGCACGTGGCTGGACACCGCCGCCACCGGTCCGGGCTGGCTGCGGGCCCTGCGCGACCCCCAGGTCGGGCAGGCGGTGGCCCTGCTGCACCGGGAGCCCGGGACGGCCTGGACGTTGACCCGGCTGGCGAGGGAGGCCCGGATGTCGCGCTCGTCGTTCGCCGCCCGGTTCACCGAGCTGGCCGGGGAGCCGGTCATGCACCACCTGGCCCGCTGGCGCATGCACCTGGCCACGGTCGCCCTCGGGCAGGGCGCGCGGGTGGGGGAGCTGGCCGGACGCCTGGGCTACGAGTCCGAGGCCGCCTTCTCGCGTGCGTACAAGCGGATCGTCGGCGTCCCGCCGACCGCGGCCGGAGAGGCGGCGCGACCGCCGGGCGGCCACTGA
- the folP gene encoding dihydropteroate synthase, with protein MSLVVWLADSTTSAGTGATVLRLGRLDVPDGGLVVMAIVNRTPDSFYDRGATYELAAAVERVDRVVAEGADVVDVGGVKAAPGAEVSPAEEIRRTVDLVAAVRAAHPDLPISIDTWRAEVAREVLAAGADVVNDAWGGVDPELAHVAAEAGAGIVCTHAGGLPPRTRPHRVAYDDVVADVVARTTALAEAAVAAGVDRERVLVDPGHDFGKNTRHSLEATRRLDELVATGWPVLVALSNKDFVGETLDVPLEQRLTGTLAATAVSAWLGARVFRAHDVAATRQTLDMVASIRGDRPPARTTRGLA; from the coding sequence GTGTCGCTGGTGGTCTGGTTGGCTGACTCCACCACATCGGCGGGAACGGGGGCGACGGTGCTGCGACTGGGCCGGCTGGACGTGCCCGACGGCGGTCTGGTGGTCATGGCCATCGTGAACCGCACGCCGGACTCCTTCTACGACCGCGGCGCGACCTACGAGCTGGCCGCCGCGGTCGAGCGGGTGGACCGGGTGGTGGCCGAGGGGGCGGACGTCGTCGACGTCGGCGGGGTGAAGGCCGCGCCGGGCGCCGAGGTGTCCCCCGCCGAGGAGATCCGCCGCACCGTGGACCTCGTCGCGGCCGTCCGCGCGGCCCACCCGGACCTGCCGATCTCCATCGACACCTGGCGCGCCGAGGTCGCGCGCGAGGTCCTGGCCGCCGGGGCCGACGTCGTCAACGACGCGTGGGGCGGCGTCGACCCGGAGCTGGCGCACGTCGCCGCGGAGGCGGGTGCCGGCATCGTGTGCACCCACGCCGGCGGGCTGCCGCCCCGCACCCGGCCGCACCGGGTCGCCTACGACGACGTGGTCGCCGACGTCGTCGCGCGGACGACGGCGCTGGCCGAGGCCGCCGTCGCCGCCGGCGTGGACCGCGAGCGGGTGCTCGTCGACCCCGGGCACGACTTCGGCAAGAACACCCGGCACTCGCTGGAGGCCACCCGCCGCCTCGACGAGCTGGTCGCCACCGGCTGGCCGGTGCTGGTGGCGCTGTCCAACAAGGACTTCGTCGGCGAGACCCTCGACGTCCCCCTCGAGCAGCGGCTCACCGGCACGCTCGCGGCGACGGCGGTCAGCGCGTGGCTCGGCGCCCGGGTGTTCCGCGCCCACGACGTCGCCGCCACCCGCCAGACGCTGGACATGGTGGCCTCGATCCGCGGCGACCGTCCGCCCGCACGCACCACCCGCGGCCTGGCGTAG
- a CDS encoding methyl-accepting chemotaxis protein, translating to MSQSTPRVPLARADDSAAAGWGLRTRLLGAILVVALTTIGVGAFGIVRMASLSDRADRVYTDGALPVAGLQELQTDWWQLMAHTARANIVTLPADARASAQQKAGDAAQVLTEDTASVGELPMSPETRASYGEFVDASQGYLTDLQLLVASATPTGSTLPLAEQQAIITRLNANEAVITDSLAAAGETARVDAEATATAAADAYSSARTLTVVIMVLGLLVALVLAVLVARSVTRPVERIREVLGKVAGGDLRVRAGETGGGELAEVARSLDRTLDALGGVLVLVRDSAGRLQGASTQLDTAASGIAQFSRAASDQTDAVVASAGEVAASVDTVATGSSQMETAIREIAHNAAEAARVAGQAVDVAETTTRTVGKLGDSSQEIATVVKLINGIAEQTNLLALNATIEAARAGEAGKGFAVVASEVKELAQETARATEDISRRVEAIQADTAGAVEAISRISAVIGEINDFQATIAAAVEEQTATTNEMNRNVAEAAGGSRHIATAIGGLAAGTQQTGARVADAQRAAAELARMSGELQDAVARFAV from the coding sequence ATGAGCCAGAGCACCCCTCGCGTCCCCCTCGCGCGCGCCGACGACTCCGCGGCGGCAGGCTGGGGGCTGCGCACCCGGCTGCTCGGCGCCATCCTCGTGGTCGCCCTGACGACCATCGGGGTGGGTGCGTTCGGCATCGTCCGGATGGCGAGCCTCAGCGACCGGGCCGACCGGGTCTACACCGACGGTGCGCTGCCCGTGGCCGGTCTGCAGGAGCTGCAGACCGACTGGTGGCAGCTCATGGCGCACACCGCCCGGGCCAACATCGTCACCCTGCCGGCCGACGCCCGCGCCTCGGCCCAGCAGAAGGCCGGCGACGCGGCGCAGGTCCTCACCGAGGACACCGCCTCGGTGGGTGAGCTGCCCATGTCGCCGGAGACCCGCGCCTCCTACGGGGAGTTCGTCGACGCGTCGCAGGGCTACCTGACCGACCTGCAGCTGCTGGTGGCCAGCGCGACCCCGACCGGCAGCACCCTCCCCCTGGCCGAGCAGCAGGCGATCATCACCCGTCTCAACGCCAACGAGGCGGTCATCACCGACTCCCTCGCGGCCGCCGGGGAGACCGCCCGCGTGGACGCCGAGGCCACCGCCACCGCGGCCGCGGACGCCTACTCCTCCGCCCGCACGCTCACCGTCGTGATCATGGTCCTGGGCCTGCTCGTCGCGCTGGTGCTCGCCGTCCTGGTGGCCCGCAGCGTGACCCGGCCGGTCGAGCGGATCCGCGAGGTGCTCGGCAAGGTCGCCGGCGGCGACCTGCGCGTGCGCGCCGGGGAGACCGGCGGCGGCGAGCTCGCCGAGGTCGCCCGCTCGCTGGACCGGACGCTGGACGCCCTCGGCGGCGTGCTCGTGCTCGTCCGCGACTCCGCCGGCCGGCTGCAGGGCGCCTCCACCCAGCTCGACACCGCCGCCAGCGGCATCGCCCAGTTCTCCCGTGCGGCCTCCGACCAGACCGACGCCGTCGTCGCCTCCGCCGGTGAGGTGGCCGCCAGCGTCGACACCGTCGCCACCGGCTCCTCGCAGATGGAGACGGCGATCCGCGAGATCGCGCACAACGCCGCCGAGGCCGCCCGCGTCGCCGGTCAGGCCGTGGACGTCGCCGAGACGACGACCCGCACGGTCGGCAAGCTCGGCGACTCCTCGCAGGAGATCGCCACGGTCGTGAAGCTGATCAACGGCATCGCCGAGCAGACCAACCTGCTGGCGCTCAACGCGACCATCGAGGCCGCGCGCGCCGGGGAGGCCGGCAAGGGCTTCGCCGTCGTGGCCAGCGAGGTCAAGGAGCTCGCGCAGGAGACCGCCCGCGCGACCGAGGACATCTCCCGCCGGGTCGAGGCCATCCAGGCCGACACCGCCGGCGCCGTCGAGGCGATCAGCCGGATCAGCGCCGTCATCGGCGAGATCAACGACTTCCAGGCCACCATCGCCGCGGCGGTCGAGGAGCAGACGGCGACCACCAACGAGATGAACCGCAACGTGGCCGAGGCCGCGGGCGGCTCGCGGCACATCGCCACCGCGATCGGCGGGCTGGCCGCCGGCACGCAGCAGACCGGTGCCCGGGTCGCCGACGCCCAGCGCGCCGCGGCCGAGCTCGCCCGCATGAGCGGTGAGCTGCAGGACGCCGTCGCCCGCTTCGCCGTCTGA